The Phyllopteryx taeniolatus isolate TA_2022b chromosome 9, UOR_Ptae_1.2, whole genome shotgun sequence genome contains a region encoding:
- the tnfrsf1b gene encoding tumor necrosis factor receptor superfamily member 1B: MFPQDAMKDILVLLVMLLDVHTFKVLSLPYHAESNTKCKNPDREYLLEALGLCCKKCPPGMRLTRECNRTSESVCEPCEREQYMESWNYVPNCFPCAKCKAYKGLQFAHNCSSTAMSKCACRLGMYCIMESDEKHCTGCQHYTSCKAGYGVSVPGTAYSNVKCKQCRNGTFSDTSSSKEPCRPHTNCHGRPVLRQGTSTSDTFCKPGPLQTSGHPNRTTTMSPLSVVSGTVDSFLGPVVLEGSSSSSLTKSPKADGELGAIPLAAVASIVATVVFFVIVAIFLLVLYKTTWTKGTANLHPKDAPNENFESGNEFETLRTSFAAISPGEQRRLLQSTEGSCDSSHCGGGTRSSHSSQESIGAVQSTLALRHPQDSPPGSGVYSCSVCPVSAGPHVNVTITFNIGDGGSPSPPGDSELHVGQEEESFRMPKQEAGKELPDQESVE, encoded by the exons ATGTTTCCTCAAGACGCGATGAAGGACATACTCGTGCTGCTGGTGATGCTGCTAGATGTGCACACATTCAAG GTGTTGTCGCTGCCCTACCATGCAGAGTCCAATACAAAGTGCAAAAACCCAGATCGAGAATACTTGTTAGAGGCTTTGGGCCTATGCTGCAAAAAGTGTCCCCCTG GAATGCGACTGACACGCGAGTGCAACAGAACATCGGAGAGCGTGTGTGAGCCGTGTGAACGCGAGCAGTACATGGAGAGCTGGAACTACGTGCCAAACTGCTTCCCTTGTGCCAAATGCAAAGCTT ACAAAGGGCTCCAGTTCGCCCACAACTGCTCCTCCACTGCCATGTCCAAGTGTGCATGTCGACTTGGCATGTACTGCATCATGGAGTCTGATGAGAAACACTGCACTGGTTGTCAACACTACACGTCCTGTAAAGCTGGTTATGGAGTCTCTGTGCCAG GAACAGCGTACTCAAACGTCAAGTGCAAACAGTGCCGTAATGGGACATTCTCCGACACGTCCTCTTCAAAAGAGCCTTGTCGCCCTCATACAAA ctgTCATGGGAGACCTGTGTTAAGACAAGGCACTTCTACGTCGGATACGTTTTGCAAGCCTGGCCCGCTGCAGACAAGTGGGCATCCTAATCGCACTACGACCATGAGCCCATTGAGCGTGGTCTCAGGGACTGTGGACTCTTTCCTTGGGCCGGTTGTTTTGGAGggctcatcctcatcctcattgACAAAAAGCCCAAAAGCTGACGGTGAACTGGGTGCGATCCCAC TTGCAGCAGTAGCCAGTATTGTCGCCACAGTTGTGTTCTTCGTCATCGTCGCCATCTTTCTGCTGGTCCTTTATAAGACCACCTGGACCAAAG GCACTGCGAACTTGCATCCTAAAGATGCCCCGAATGAAAACTTTGAGAGTGGAAATGAA TTCGAGACTCTGCGTACTTCCTTTGCGGCCATCTCTCCGGGGGAGCAACGCCGCCTACTGCAGAGTACGGAGGGCAGTTGCGATTCCAGCCACTGCGGCGGCGGCACTCGCTCGTCACACAGCAGCCAGGAGTCCATCGGAGCTGTGCAGTCCACCTTAGCCCTTCGCCACCCTCAGGATTCTCCGCCGGGTTCCGGCGTCTATTCGTGCAGCGTCTGCCCCGTGAGCGCCGGTCCGCACGTCAACGTCACTATCACGTTCAACATAGGCGATGGAGGCTCACCTTCACCGCCAGGAGACTCGGAGCTCCACGTTGGACAGGAGGAAGAGTCCTTCCGTATGCCGAAACAGGAAGCGGGAAAAGAGTTGCCCGACCAGGAGAGTGTGGAATAA
- the miip gene encoding migration and invasion-inhibitory protein isoform X1, whose amino-acid sequence MCERQMGTRGSISSSSSAAEHPQPSEISNGDGDPGPSAIKSCLAHHSKEQRKGTRVTFQNGEHTEEPASDSSHCLRPLLGYDWIAGVLDVEKSLQEHSDDFYEELQAFRTQNKSECMHHPQAKFSPDRHSVQTLFADICSPDADTDTHQCTFLYRLNSRLFPIPIHPQERCPVCKMPKSSHPHTKDKPALIRVSIPRSTLLPPYEYKAHRRSSFDPADSLGLPSHCLLGWSHTVRSYLRPPSNLDLQSHLEKNTEQPEDQVTRSLQSDQAPVLTPLARHHFQHFSPKRKKKRPSPSTSR is encoded by the exons ATGTGTGAGAGACAAATGGGCACCCGAGGTTCGATCTCGTCGTCATCCTCGGCCGCTGAGCACCCCCAGCCATCAGAAATATCAAACGGAGATGGCGACCCTGGGCCTTCTGCCATAAAGTCATGTCTGGCGCATCACAGCAAAGAACAG cgGAAGGGGACTCGAGTCACGTTTCAGAACGGAGAACACACAGAGGAACCGGCCTCAGACAGCAGCCATTGTCTGCGGCCGTTACTTGGATACGACTGGATAGCAG GTGTCCTTGATGTGGAAAAGTCCCTGCAAGAACACTCTGATGATTTCTATGAAGAACTGCAGGCTTTTCGAACGCAAAATAAAAGCGAGTGCATGCACCATCCCCAAGCCAA ATTTTCCCCGGATAGGCACTCTGTCCAGACGCTGTTTGCAGACATCTGCAGTCCGGACGCTGACACAGATACTCATCAGT GCACCTTCTTGTACAGGCTGAACAGTAGACTGTTCCCTATCCCCATTCACCCCCAGGAGCGTTGTCCCGTGTGCAAAATGCCAAAATCCTCACACCCGCACACTAAAGACAAACCAGCTCTCATCAG GGTCAGCATCCCTCGCTCCACGCTCCTCCCCCCTTACGAGTACAAAGCGCATCGCCGCAGCAGCTTCGACCCAGCTGACAGTTTGGGGTTACCCTCT CACTGCCTCTTGGGCTGGTCCCACACGGTTCGGAGCTACTTGCGCCCACCCAGCAACCTTGACCTACAAAGTCACCTGGAAAAGAACACTGAGCAACCAGAG gatCAGGTGACCAGAAGCCTTCAATCTGACCAAGCGCCAGTTCTCACTCCATTGGCTCGCCACCACTTCCAGCACTTCTcgcccaaaagaaaaaaaaaaagaccatcacCTTCAACCAGCAGATGA
- the miip gene encoding migration and invasion-inhibitory protein isoform X2, whose translation MCERQMGTRGSISSSSSAAEHPQPSEISNGDGDPGPSAIKSCLAHHSKEQRKGTRVTFQNGEHTEEPASDSSHCLRPLLGYDWIAGVLDVEKSLQEHSDDFYEELQAFRTQNKSECMHHPQAKFSPDRHSVQTLFADICSPDADTDTHQCTFLYRLNSRLFPIPIHPQERCPVCKMPKSSHPHTKDKPALIRVSIPRSTLLPPYEYKAHRRSSFDPADSLGLPSHCLLGWSHTVRSYLRPPSNLDLQSHLEKNTEQPEWSSRQDAPCCNMIGCCKEARIR comes from the exons ATGTGTGAGAGACAAATGGGCACCCGAGGTTCGATCTCGTCGTCATCCTCGGCCGCTGAGCACCCCCAGCCATCAGAAATATCAAACGGAGATGGCGACCCTGGGCCTTCTGCCATAAAGTCATGTCTGGCGCATCACAGCAAAGAACAG cgGAAGGGGACTCGAGTCACGTTTCAGAACGGAGAACACACAGAGGAACCGGCCTCAGACAGCAGCCATTGTCTGCGGCCGTTACTTGGATACGACTGGATAGCAG GTGTCCTTGATGTGGAAAAGTCCCTGCAAGAACACTCTGATGATTTCTATGAAGAACTGCAGGCTTTTCGAACGCAAAATAAAAGCGAGTGCATGCACCATCCCCAAGCCAA ATTTTCCCCGGATAGGCACTCTGTCCAGACGCTGTTTGCAGACATCTGCAGTCCGGACGCTGACACAGATACTCATCAGT GCACCTTCTTGTACAGGCTGAACAGTAGACTGTTCCCTATCCCCATTCACCCCCAGGAGCGTTGTCCCGTGTGCAAAATGCCAAAATCCTCACACCCGCACACTAAAGACAAACCAGCTCTCATCAG GGTCAGCATCCCTCGCTCCACGCTCCTCCCCCCTTACGAGTACAAAGCGCATCGCCGCAGCAGCTTCGACCCAGCTGACAGTTTGGGGTTACCCTCT CACTGCCTCTTGGGCTGGTCCCACACGGTTCGGAGCTACTTGCGCCCACCCAGCAACCTTGACCTACAAAGTCACCTGGAAAAGAACACTGAGCAACCAGAG TGGAGTTCCAGACAGGACGCTccctgctgcaatatgattggctgctgcaaagAGGCAAG gatCAGGTGA